A single genomic interval of Astyanax mexicanus isolate ESR-SI-001 chromosome 4, AstMex3_surface, whole genome shotgun sequence harbors:
- the LOC125780490 gene encoding zinc finger protein 239-like, translating into MKSNLEKEKAHHCLECGKSFTKQSTLKTHQRIHTGNKLYSCSDCGKSFYQQCDLKIHQRIHTGEKPYHCSDCEKSFKTQGNLNTHQRIHTGKKPYHCSECGKSFKTQGNLNTHQRIHTGEKPYRCLDCEKGFNQLCDLKTHQRIHTGEKPYHCSDCGKSFTQLGHFNTHQRSHTGEKPYYCSECGKRFKELNHLKTHQRIHTGEKPYHCSECGKSFTTQGDLKNHLRIHTGEKPYHCLDCGKCFTIQSDLKKHQRIHTGEKPYHCPECENRFMRLDRFKKHKCIRAVTEMGNNTTSTMPSSEVDIKVEGN; encoded by the coding sequence ATGAAGTCAAACCTTGAAAAGGAGAAAGCCCACCACTGCTTAgaatgtgggaaaagttttactaaacagagtactcttaaaacacaccagcgcattcacactggaaataAACTGTATTCCTGCTCCGATTGCGGGAAGAGTTTTTATCAACAgtgtgatctcaaaatacaccagcgcattcacaccggagagaaaccatatcactgctcagactgtgagaagagttttaaaaCACAGGGAAATCTCaacacacaccagcgcattcacactggaaagaaaccgtatcactgttcagaatgtgggaagagttttaaaacACAGGGAAATCTCAACacccaccagcgcattcacactggagagaaaccatatcgcTGCTTAGACTGTGAGAAGGGTTTTAATCAACTATGTGATCTTAAAAcgcaccagcgtattcacactggagagaaaccgtatcactgttcagactgcggAAAGAGTTTTACCCAACTGGGTCATTTCAACACACACCAGCGCagtcacactggagagaaaccgtattactgctcagagtgcgggaagagaTTTAAAGAACTGAatcatctcaaaacacaccagcgcattcacactggagaaaaaccgtatcactgctcagaatgcgggaagagttttacgaCGCAAGGTGATCTTAAAAACCACCTGCGCATTCATACaggggagaaaccgtatcactgcttggACTGCGGGAAGTGTTTTACCATACAAAGtgatcttaaaaaacaccagcgcattcacactggagagaaaccgtatcactgcccaGAATGTGAGAACCGCTTTATGCGTTTAGATAGATTTAAGAAACACAAGTGCATTAGAGCAGTCACAGAAATGGGCAATAACACTACTTCAACCATGCCAAGTTCTGAAGTAGATATTAAAGTAGAGGGCAATTGA
- the LOC111188245 gene encoding zinc finger protein 3: MKPNPGMEKSHPCLECGKSFNWLSHLQLHQRIHTGEKPYPCSECGKSFYRPSHLQEHQRIHTGEKPYHCSECGKSFITQSSLTTHRLIHTGEKPHYCSDCGRSFSRQNNLIRHQHIHTGEKPYLCSDCGKSFIRQNHLLEHQRIHTGEKPYHCSECWKSFNFLSNLKDHQRVHTGEKPYHCPECGKSFPIQSSLKRHMRIHTGEKPYHCSYCEMSFNRLSSLITHQDLHTSVLKSETETGGNSPSTTPVT; this comes from the coding sequence atgaagcCAAATCCAGGCATGGAGAAAAGTCACccctgtttagagtgtgggaagagttttaattgGTTGAGTCATCTCCAacttcaccagcgcattcacactggagagaaaccgtatcctTGTTCAGAATGCGGGAAGAGTTTTTATCGACCGAGTCATCTTCaagaacaccagcgcattcacactggagagaaaccgtatcactgctcagaatgcggaaagagttttattacacaaaGTAGCCTCACGACACACcggctcattcacactggagagaaaccgcattACTGTTCAGATTGTGGAAGGAGTTTTAGTCGACAGAATAATCTCATCagacaccagcacattcacaccggagagaaaccatatctCTGTTCAGACTGTGGTAAGAGTTTTATTCGACAGAATCATCTCCTagaacatcagcgcattcacactggagagaaaccctatcactgctcagaatgtTGGAAGAGCTTTAATTTCCTGAGTAATCTGAAAgatcaccagcgcgttcacactggagaaaaaccgtatcactgcccagagtgtgggaagagttttccGATACAGAGTTCTCTCAAAAGACAcatgcgcattcacacaggagagaaaccgtatcactgctcataCTGTGAGATGAGTTTTAATCGACTCAGTAGTCTAATAACACACCAGGATCTACACACAAGTGTGTTAAAATCAGAGACAGAGACGGGCGGAAACAGTCCTTCAACCACTCCAGTTACTTAA
- the LOC111188238 gene encoding gastrula zinc finger protein XlCGF49.1, producing the protein MKPDPDVEKTHHCSDCGKSFAKESYLKIHQHIHTGVKPHHCSECGKSFTKQGDFKIHQRIHTGVKPYQCSDCGKSFTQHSNLSAHRRIHTGEKPFYCSECGKSFPLQGTLKTHQRLHTGEKPYQCSDCGKSFTQLSNLNIHQRVHTGEKPYQCPDCGKSFTTQTYFKIHQRIHTGEKPYCCKECGKDFKDLGPLKMHQRIHTGEKPYYCSECGKNFTDLGALKSHQRIHTGEKPYYCSECGMSFRYLNKLKKHECTNITPSTSPGSNPDLKVEEIIAN; encoded by the coding sequence ATGAAGCCAGATCCAGATGTGGAGAAAACccaccactgctcagactgtgggaagagttttgctaAAGAGAGTTATCTAAAAattcaccagcacattcacactggagtgaaaccgcatcactgctcagagtgtggaaagagttttactaaacagggtgatttcaaaatacatcagcgcattcacacaggagtgaaaccgtatcagtgctcagactgtgggaaaagttttactcaaCATAGTAATCTCAGTGCACAtcggcgcattcacactggagagaaaccattttactgttcagagtgtgggaagagttttccTCTGCAGGGTACTCTCAAAACGCACCAACGccttcacaccggagagaaaccgtatcagtgctcagactgcgggaagagttttactcaattGAGTAATCTCAAcatacaccagcgcgttcacactggagagaaaccgtatcaatgcccAGATTGCGGGAAGAGCTTTACTACTCAAACCTatttcaaaatacaccagcgcattcacacaggagagaaaccgtactgCTGTAAGGAGTGCGGGAAGGATTTTAAAGACCTTGGTCCTCTCAAAATGCATCAGCGCATTCATACAggggagaaaccgtattactgctcagagtgcgggaagaaCTTTACAGATCTGGGTGCTCTCAAAtcgcaccagcgcattcacactggagagaaaccgtattattgctCGGAGTGCGGAATGAGCTTCaggtatttaaataaattaaagaaacatgAGTGCACCAACATCACTCCTTCAACCAGCCCAGGATCCAACCCAGATCTTAAAGTAGAGGAAATAATCGCCAACTGA
- the LOC125801078 gene encoding gastrula zinc finger protein XlCGF49.1-like, with translation MKPNSGMEKKTHHCSECGKSFIRKSYLKRHQRIHTGEKPYQCSECGKGFNRLSNLQLHQNIHTGEKPHPCSDCGKGFNTESDLKRHQRIHTGEKPYPCIDCGKCFNTPTLLKKHQRIHTGEKPYHCSDCGMSFNELHTLKTHQRIHTGEKPYQCSECEKSFTTQSNLKIHQRVHTGEKPYYCPDCEKSFTTRSNLVTHQRIHTGEKLYCCPVCEKSFTYSTTFKKHKCTNYTHLTSPTPNPDLKLE, from the coding sequence atgaagccaaatTCAGGCATGGAGAAAAAAACTCACcactgttcagagtgtgggaaaagttttattCGAAAGAGTtatctcaaaagacaccagcgcattcacactggagagaaaccgtatcaatgctcagagtgtgggaagggTTTTAATAGGCTGAGTAATCTCCAACTACACCAgaacattcacactggagagaaaccgcatccttgttcagactgtgggaagggttttaatacagagagtgatctcaaaaggcaccagcgcattcacaccggagaaaaACCCTATCCTTGCATagactgtgggaagtgttttaaTACTCCAACCcttctcaaaaaacaccagcgcattcacactggagagaaaccgtatcactgctcagactgtgggatgagTTTTAACGAACTGCATACTCTAaaaacacatcagcgcattcacactggagagaaaccgtatcaatgctcagaaTGTGAGAAGAGTttcactacacagagtaatctcaaaatacaccagcgcgttcacactggagagaaaccgtattattgtccagactgtgagaagagttttactacacggAGCAATCTCGtaacacatcagcgcattcacactggagagaaactgtattGCTGTCCAGTTTGTGAGAAGAGCTTCACTTATTCAACTACATTTAAGAAGCACAAGTGCACCAATTACACTCATTTAACCAGCCCAACTCCCAATCCAGATCTTAAACTAGAGTGA
- the LOC111191536 gene encoding zinc finger protein 436-like — MKPGKEKNKQCIECGKRFTKTSNLKRHQIIHTGEKLHHCSECGKSFNTPSHLQQHRSVHTREKPFLCSDCGKRFTTKDHLKMHGLMHSEEKPFQCSECGRSFNRISYLKKHQLVHTGEKPFYCPECGKSFNQMITLTRHQRIHTGDKPYHCSECKRNFRHLHTLKHHRCYKISNTPSSSQAPKSDLKNTVATN, encoded by the coding sequence ATGAAGCCAGGCaaggagaaaaacaaacaatgcaTAGAATGTGGGAAACGTTTCACTAAAACCAGCAATCTCAAACGACACCAgatcattcacactggagagaaactgcatcactgctcagagtgtgggaagagttttaatacaccgagtcatctccaacaacaccggAGCGTTCACACAAGAGAGAAACCGTTtctctgctcagactgtgggaagagatttactacAAAGGATCATCTCAAAATGCACGGGCTCATGCACTCAGAGGAGAAACCGTTTcaatgctcagagtgtggaagGAGTTTTAATAGAATCAGTTATTTAAAGAAACACCAActcgttcacacaggagagaaaccgttttacTGCCCAGaatgcgggaagagttttaatcagatGATCACTCTCAccagacaccagcgcattcacacgggTGATAAACCTTATCACTGTTCAGAGTGTAAGAGGAACTTCAGGCATTTACATACATTAAAACATCACAGGTGCTATAAGATCAGTAACACTCCTTCAAGCAGCCAAGCTCCCAAGtcagatttaaaaaatacagtagcaACCAATTAG